Proteins encoded together in one Amphiprion ocellaris isolate individual 3 ecotype Okinawa chromosome 14, ASM2253959v1, whole genome shotgun sequence window:
- the LOC111585924 gene encoding cornifelin homolog B-like, translated as MQEEPVHLVLFSQAIGFLQVFLRSDGFSAQTSTVTGRKNSELSQNTKGSIMSSKLVIRQPQPVMDSRESDQWGSGICDCCDNVPECCFAFWCYPCFACKTSRDYGQCLCLPLLDIGFIPPITMSMRVSMRERYGIKDTMCRDCVYATFCTACSWCQMSREMKRRNIQIVLVSAKNS; from the exons atgcaggAGGAACCGGTGCATCTGGTTTTGTTCTCTCAGGCGATCGGTTTCCTGCAGGTATTTCTGAGAAGTGACGGCTTCTCAGCGCAGACTTCAACTGTGACAGGACGAAAAAACTCAGAGCTCTCTCAGAACACCAAAG GCTCCATCATGTCATCTAAACTGGTCATCAGGCAGCCTCAGCCGGTCATGGATTCCCGAGAGTCCGATCAGTGGGGATCTGGGATCTGTGACTGCTGTGACAATGTTCCCGAGT GCTGTTTTGCTTTCTGGTGCTACCCATGTTTCGCCTGTAAAACCTCCAGAGACTACGGCCAGTGTCTCTGCCTCCCCCTGCTGGACATCGGCTTCATCCCACCCATCACCATGTCCATGAGGGTCTCCATGCGAGAGCGATACGGCATCAAA GACACCATGTGTCGGGACTGTGTCTACGCAACCTTCTGCACGGCCTGCAGCTGGTGTCAGATGTCCagagagatgaagagaagaAACATCCAGATCGTTCTGGTCAGCGCCAAAAACTCATGA